The Chrysoperla carnea chromosome X, inChrCarn1.1, whole genome shotgun sequence genome includes a region encoding these proteins:
- the LOC123302961 gene encoding uncharacterized protein LOC123302961, producing MPKRRLKSLSVREKMKLISIYESGKLRDEVFKQLRNKNVPVSGPMIKETAKELARRLVLESLAQKFLSPLAASQEELKGGQMLSLNFI from the exons atgccgaaacgaaggctcaaatcgttatcagtacgTGAAAAAATGAAGTTAATATCCATTTATGAAAGTGGGAAGCTACGCGATGAAGTCT TCAAGCAACTTCGTAACAAAAACGTTCCGGTAAGTGGACCGATGATTAAAGAAACGGCCAAAGAATTAGCGCGAAGGCtcg ttttggaatCACTCGCTCAAAAGTTTTTATCACCCCTTGCCGCTTCGCAAGAAGAGTTGAAGGGAGGACAAATGTTatcactaaattttatataa